From Cyclopterus lumpus isolate fCycLum1 chromosome 4, fCycLum1.pri, whole genome shotgun sequence, a single genomic window includes:
- the adcyap1r1b gene encoding pituitary adenylate cyclase-activating polypeptide type I receptor produces MSAASVSPLIFTLLLLLLFSSVSSQQAPFNCVIKMEQEKCMEMIASDDPGNDPAFGCPWMWDNLTCWQPARIGEVVEVNCPELFSQVMSEEDFELGKVSRNCTEFGWTEPFPYYYDACLYEEGNSSHPDMYFVSVKALYTVGYSTSLVSLTMAMVILCRFRKLHCTRNFIHMNLFVSFMLRAISVFIKDGVLYAKEDSEHCFIHTLECRAVMIFFHYCVLSNYFWLFIEGLYLFTLLVETFFPEKRYFYWYIIIGWGTPTVCVTIWVVLRLHFDDIGCWDMNDNAAIWWVIKGPVLASIMINFVLFIGIIVILVQKLQSPDIGGNESSIYLRLARSTLLLIPLFGIHYTVFAFSPENVSKRERLVFELGLGSFQGFVVAVLYCFLNGEVQSEIKRKWRSWTVNRYFAVDLKHRHPSLASSGVNGGTQLSILSKSSSQIRMSSLQAETPAT; encoded by the exons ATGTCTGCAGCTAGCGTCAGCCCGCTGatcttcaccctcctcctcctcctcctcttctcctcg GTTTCGAGTCAACAGGCGCCCTTTAACTGTGTGATcaagatggagcaggagaaatGCATGGAGATGATAGCCTCGGACGATCCTGGGAACGATCCAGCATTTG GCTGTCCGTGGATGTGGGACAACTTGACGTGTTGGCAGCCCGCCAGGATTGGCGAGGTGGTCGAAGTCAACTGTCCCGAACTCTTCTCTCAGGTCATGAGTGAAGAAGACTTTG AGCTGGGGAAGGTGAGTCGTAACTGCACTGAGTTTGGCTGGACTGAACCCTTCCCTTATTACTACGATGCCTGCCTGTATGAGGAAGGGAACAGCAGCCATCCG GACATGTACTTTGTGTCAGTGAAGGCTCTGTACACCGTGGGCTACAGCACCTCTCTGGTCTCCCTCACCATGGCCATGGTCATCCTGTGCAGGTTCAG GAAGCTGCACTGCACCAGGAACTTCATCCACATGAACCTCTTTGTGTCGTTCATGTTGAGAGCTATTTCCGTCTTCATCAAAGACGGCGTGCTGTACGCCAAAGAGGACAGCGAGCACTGCTTCATACACACC CTGGAGTGTCGAGCAGTGATGATATTCTTCCACTACTGCGTCCTCTCTAACTACTTCTGGCTCTTCATCGAGGGTCTGTACCTCTTCACTTTACTGGTGGAGACCTTCTTCCCCGAAAAGAGATACTTCTACTGGTACATCATCATTGGTTGGG GAACCCCCACAGTGTGCGTGACCATCTGGGTGGTGCTGAGGCTGCACTTCGATGATATCGG GTGTTGGGACATGAATGACAATGCCGCCATCTGGTGGGTGATCAAGGGACCTGTGCTCGCTTCCATAATG ATCAACTTTGTGCTCTTCATCGGCATCATTGTCATCCTCGTCCAGAAGTTACAGTCCCCAGATATCGGCGGAAATGAGTCCAGTATTTACCT GAGGTTGGCCCGctccactctgctgctgatTCCTCTGTTTGGGATCCACTACACTGTGTTCGCCTTCTCCCCCGAGAACGTCAGCAAGAGAGAGCGTCTGGTGTTTGAGCTCGGCCTCGGATCCTTCCAG GGCTTCGTCGTGGCCGTCCTCTACTGCTTCCTGAATGGAGAG GTGCAATCGGAGATCAAGAGGAAATGGCGCAGCTGGACGGTGAACAGGTACTTTGCTGTGGACCTGAAGCACCGGCATCCTTCGCTGGCGAGCAGTGGGGTGAACGGGGGCACGCAGCTGTCCATCCTCAGCAAGAGCAGCTCGCAGATCCGCATGTCCAGCCTGCAGGCCGAGACCCCGGCCACCTGA